In Drechmeria coniospora strain ARSEF 6962 chromosome 03, whole genome shotgun sequence, the DNA window TACAACGGCTGGGCCAACGCTACCTACTCGATGCATGCCGTGGGGGCATCGGCGATTCCTGGCGGCACGTACCTTGGCCAGCAAGGGATGGGAGGCTATCATGCCCAGCACACGTTTGCGTATCAGCCCAACGGCGCGGGCAACATGCTGCCACGGCAGCCGCAGCCGTGGCCACGGATCGACCCCGAAatgccggcggcgcagaTGACAAACTCGTcgggcggcctcggctgCGAGCCCGGCTACAACTACTTTTTCCCGGCCGAGCACACCAAGGCGCACGTGTTCAAGTCGTCGCGGCCTCCGTGGCAGCTGCCGGCCAACACGCAGATTCCCTTCATGGCGACGCACATTCCGACCAACACGACGTTTGCCGAGCTCATGAAGGGGTTCGGATGCACGAACCCCGTGGCCAAGAAGAACAGGGTCGTGGAGATCATtgcgggcggcggaggcaaGTGGTACAAGGGCAtggaggtcggcggcggagacaAGGTCAGCCTCACGAAGACGATTGGAGAAGTAGGTTGGGATTCGACGCGAACGGGAGGCGTGTGCGAGAAACCCGTCGTGTGCTTGTGGTTCTGCAAAGAGTAATGCTTGCCATGGGCTGCCGGGGAtgagcgagggcgagcagggGCAGCATTTAGATGGGGCCTCCGACCCGGCCGGATGCAGattgtcggcgtcgatgaaAGGGAAGTAAACATCAGTCTGGATGGCGAACGGGAAGGAGTTGTATCGTCGCTTGTTGGTGTGGACTACTGGAGTGGGAGGGTGACTTTTACGGTTGGCGATTTGCAAACGATGGGCTCGCAAGGGGACGGCGACTGGCATTTGGCATTTACGGGGGGGCCTTGTGCAGATTCTAGTGCTTAGCTTGAGAGAATGGTCTCACGATGTCTTTCATTGCATGTCCATTGCGACGACGCATTGTCTCTGAAACAGCGCTGGAACGTTTCAATCCAACAGGTTGGCTTTGGCTCCGGACGCGGGGGCGACCGTCTGGTGCGGGCCGTATGAAATCACTATACGCTCAAGGTTGGGGACAAGAGCAAAGGTAGACGCCAGCATGAGGCGGAAGTGCAGGGGTATCGGACAGCCCTCCGTTGAGACGAACACATGGTTGACGGAGATTTGCGCGCTGGCATGGATGCAGCAGGATCGGACAACCAGTGACAGGCAAGATGACGAGGCGACGGAATTCCCGCTGCGAAGGACAGGTTGGGTTATAATTGTTCTAGAAGTTCTTCAGTCATCCCGAAGCATGGGACAGCGCCTTTCATGAGAGGTGTGGGTGTCGGTGGATTGGTGTTGGTTGGCAGGCTGATTGCAAGTCGAAGCATTCGGACGACATGAATCCGTCGACAAGTATATGTGCTTACGAACGATGATTTATCCCCATTCATGATATGATCCGTGCAGATTACGGTATTTGTCATGAAAGCGAGGCCTCGATGCAATGGCGAGACGTGCACGTGAATGGAAAGCAGTACACTTCTCCCAACCGCAGGGACGGGGGGACGCACCTTGACGGAATTacggcgcggccgagaggaaAGCCCAAGGCCAGCTCATcacggtgccgtcgcagaTGCCGACGTTGCCGCCATGATGCCGAATGATGCGAGAGCTTCTCGAGATGTCGGACCGTCGAGCCATGAGGCTCTCGACGGTAGATTTGCGAGCCGAGCACCGCTGCAAGCGAATCCGGGGAAGCGAAACATGCTCATGTGCCGATGCAAACTAGTACAGGTAGTGCAAATGAAGCTGCATGATTTAGGGTGGGACTGCGACGGGGCAGCGTGTGGAGAGGGCAATGGAGGGCGATGGAGGGCGATGGAGGGCGATGGAGGGCGATGGAGGGCGATGGAGGGCGATGGAGGGCGATGAAGGGCGATGGAGGGGATAGAGGGGGAAATGGAAGGGGAAATGGAGGGGACAATGGAAGGAGCTGGGGAGGGGATGGGGAGAGTAAGTAGAAGTGGCGTCCATTGTCCCGTCGGTTGGTCGAGGTCACCTgacgagcagctgcaggtcacgaggaagaaaagaaaatGAAGAAAAAAGACAATTCTCTCTCGCACCAGGCACCAGCGGTTTCTCCAGGTTCGTTCATGTACGTACTGGCAAGTATGTATGCACTTGGTAGAAGTGGATGTAGTTGTCTTTCGTCGATTCGGTGGGCGCGTCACGCCTCCATCGTCGGGAGCGTGCGGGGCGACTGGCGATCATGACGGAGGCCAGCGGGGCAGACCAGACGGACAGGCCGTTTCGCGGCCAAGACTAGGGTCAAGATATTGCTCCGTAGATGGTAGTGCGTTGCACAGTGGTGGGCCAAAGGCGTAATTCCCTGGCACGTCACTTTCCCTGTTGATACCCTGGGGTTTAGCACCTGGTGGGCAATAGGGTCCCATGTCCCCGGActggccgaggatgatggaGGGACGGGCAGCTCCCCTCGGACAGCGAGTGTACCAACCACACTTAAGCAACATGAAATCGCATACGAGGACCTTGCCAGAGATATAGGGACGTACATGTAATCCGCATGCCTACGGTACATGCCATGGGGTCGGCAAGGTACCAATAGTACTGTGCCAGAGCACAAGTTGGCAGCAGGCACGAGTGGATGCCAATGGGCGCACGGAACGTTTCCCCGTCAGCAACAAGAAGACAGGCGGCGCTTGATGATGACGGGACATTGGGTGACGGATGAGCCATTTGTTGTCGAGAAACGCAGGCATCGCCTCCTTTCGGACCGCATTCGCACTGCTGCCTGTCTCGAGGGTAGGGACGCTATCCCTGACGTTGGTCAGTTCGAGTTCGAAGTTGGGAGCAGGCAAAGGTCATGGTCAGAAGCGACGATcgtccgtcgccatcgcAGGTTGGAGGAAGGATGATGTGAACAGGTCGTTGATTGCAGATCAAGACCAAAAGCAACGTCGAGCGAGTTGAGTGCCGGCATggtgtgcatgcatgcaagtgtgCATGCTGTCTCCGTAGTAGGCGTGCAGATGGATAGATGTGCAGAGTGCACGACCACGGCGGGCTTGGCCATGTCCTCACGAGAACCGGCTCACCCGAGACGAGACAACCAATGTCTTGGAGTTTTGTGTTCTCGGCAGCACCGCCGCAAGCAGGCAGCCGGTGGGGGGTGGAGGGCAAAGGGGTGTTCCTCGTTGCAAAGCGAGCAGAAGGGACGAACATGGCAGAGAAGCGCCGAGGGGAGCAGGATTGCATGCACACCcgcgacgagacgaggtATCTGGTTGCAGGGAATCATGTCTCGGGTCCGTTGAGAGAgttgctcgccgcctcgttgcCGAATCCGAGGCCTGACCGTGTTGTCGGAAACGGGCTCACGAGTCGTTTGTTCGCCCGTGCTCGCACCAGTCCATACGGACGCGCCGTAAGTTTCCAGGACGCTTTGAACAGTgggcggccacggccaggCTGGCCTGGACCGGGAGTGGAGGGGATGGGGGATCAAAGAAAAATTTGGACGTCCTCGTGCGGACAAGGCAtcctccgtcctcgctctcgccttTGTGCGTGGAGGATCTCACGTGTGCCTACCGCTCATGGACGTCGTGGCCAACGGTTCGTCATTGCCTGCTGCAGCATGTGGCGAAAAAAAACCTACGAGTAGCAGTCAGcaggcgtacggagcaggacGAGGTGTGCGTGCATCCATGGACGACAACGGCATATTGCTGCCATGGTTGACAAGAGATGGCTTGACGCCGTGGCATCGAGACGCATCGGCACCTTTGCTGGCCACGAtgcagtcgacgacggagaagcgAGCAGCCATTCCACTGCCGTCGGCCATTCCAGCGTCCCTCGACCATCGTGTGGCCGAAGACGCAGGCTCGGCGTGACCTCGGCCAAGCCGAACGCATCTGAATACAATTCATTCTTGCCATGGTGCAAGGCCTGAGGCACCAGCgactcgctcgtcgtccgtgCGGGGCGCACACCCTTGCTGCGGGAGGGGCTGCTCCTTCCAGTGGGTGCCGCCTCCATCGGAGGTTAGTGCGATGCTTGGAAGGAACCGTCTGCTGCCAAGTACCGCCATCGGCCGGGCGCTAACGAGGGGCGTTGCAGGGGTTCTAGCGGGAGAATGGGCGCCACCGTGGCGAGCGGGAgacgagcaggcaggcaggagGGACAATATGAGCcattattacggagtaccgtacatgtacttaccgtacgtacttgaagcaaagtactcgtacggagtacatgtgcagtcaTAGTACATGAATGAAGGTGTCGCGCAGCTACAAGGTGCAGTATtcgcatgtactctgtactctgtgcatCTATCCTTTGTACCTAcgccgtacctgtacacctacagtacctactccgtactccgtacttgcactccgcaCTGCCCGcgggtacatgtgcatgcggAGCATCTCGTGCCGAAAGGACGTTGGCATCACGGGAgccttcatcgacgacgagacccTCAGGGTAAAAGGGCAAGGAGAGGTACTcaccatgtacatgtacatttacgCGACACTGATGCGCTCGGACGAGCAGAGACGAGGAGACGGTGGTATTGTCGAGCCTCGTGGTCGCTGGTGGCGCCGAGTCGGAGAGGCTGCAGGCGCTTCCTCCGCCATATCAAGGAGGCAGGAGGTGTCGGTGCCGTCCCTTGGCCTCGTGGTAGGCGCAATTTCGTAGCTGGCAGGTACGAGCCATGACATGCTGGTACATGTtgctggtacatgtacgtttggtgttgtgcatgtaagtaggtacaagtatggATACATGCAGATACTGCGCACAACACCACCTTGAACCTACGccgacatgtacttgtatgcatgGACGAGTACTACTTCTACATGTATACCTGCAtagtacgtacagtaccaactgtacaagcagctcgagcaggcgTACAACCCGTACTTGCCTGGTACACGCCGTTCGTACGCCTCCATGCTCTGCACGGCAAGAACGCTtctgcatgcacttgcatggATGGCATGGATGGACGGAAGGATGACTGCAACCGTCGGGCGATGACCTGCTTTGAACTTGCCTCGTCGTTTCCTTTGCAGCGCAGCGCCTGAGGCATGCGTCAGCCGTCGTGAGAAAAAAAATCCGATCCCGAGGCTGAAGCCAGTGAGCCACAGCCGTTAGCGCATCGGATCCATCTCGGCGCAGGCGACGCCACCGAGCCAGCCAGTGAACGATGGAGGAATTCTGCTGCCTGCTCCTCGCTGTCGGAGCCTGCACCaactacaggtacttgcgtTGCTGTGAACATGACAGACCACACTCCACGCTGTCATTTCGACAcggcacgaggacgacgacgacaagatcCATGTGCACTCGCTGATGCTTTCTTACCACCACGAGAGGTACACTGCACCGTCATGATGGGCCGTACCATGAGCAGCAAGCACGCGAGGTGGTGTCGGTGCATTGTCCCGGTGCCGGCAAAATCCAGCAAAATCCATGCTCCTCGCCACGGAGATGGGCATGGCCATGGGCGAGCTGATTGGCATGGCCATGGGCATTGGGCCCGCGCGGAGAAGATGGCAAAACGTTCCCCATTCCGCcgtgacggcaacggcaccgtCACGTCATGATCGCCCACAGGTACGGGTACGAGTGCGAGCACGAGAAATCACGGGCGAGTTGAGCACTCGTCGACTCGAAACCCATCTTCTGACCTGGGTGACCATGGAAACGGCAACAGCTTGTGTGTCCTCGAACGAAATAATCGATGCGTGTACCCGAATACATGCCCCGTCTCCGGCACCCCCCGACAAGCGAGGGAGCCAGCATCTGGTTGTCTTCGGTGCTTGCGGGCGGCACTGGGCAGCGCTGGAGCGGCGTACCGAGCACCGCATCACCGTCTGCTGCCCGTTGACCTGCGCCGTACTCCTGCACCATACTCCTGCGCATCTTAACGCCGATGTCTCTACCGTTCGACTGCCTACGGAGTGTCTTGTCCGCGCCATCGCCCACCAGCCCGTCTGTCGTGGAGCGAATGGAGGTGAGgagaggcgacgaggggggCGGGAGGGGGTGGTCCCGGTGGTGGCTACAGCGCCCGAAACGAAACCGGCAAGGCCAAGACGGCGCTGTGGGCTTCCCTCGGGTGCGGGGATACAGTGGACACTGCCGGGTCGTGGCGCTGTGGCAGCCTGTGTGTCTCACTGGACGGCATCCATGCGTACCCTGGTAAACGTGtggtggggtggcaaaagttGTACGTACCCCGTACCGAGTAATGTTCCATCCTCGAGCATCCATGATCCACGATGCATCATCCGTGACCcccaacaccaacaccatcAACACCACCAACGCCCAACGCCAAACACGATGCATCCTcccagtgcatgtacacttgcCTGTACACCTACCCGTGCACCCCCGTCAGCTCGCAGATGATGGCCATCGTCGCATCCACATCCGGCCATGGACATGCCCACGCCGCCAACCGCGAGCGAGCCCGAGCTCGTgcacccccccctcctcctcctcctcctctaGCCcgatcgtcctcgtcctcgacctcgtacctgagacgagacgaggccaactctgccgttgccgttgccgtcgtcgttgccgtcgtcgttgccgtcatcGTTGCCTTGCCTCACCCTGCCTAGCCTACCCTTCCTCTCCGTCCATCCATTGTtggtccccccccccccgctgGCCATGTGCCATGTGTTTTCGGCCACCCTCTCCGCATCGCTCTCGTCTGCTCTCTTCCCTGTCCGTTCACGCGTTCGAATGGCTATTGTCTTCCGTTGCCGGACCCATGTGTCTCACCCCCCACGTCCGCTTGCAcgtccccgtcgacgtccgcATCCTTCACGACCTCTAGAAACccatcctccatcctcctcgaccgatGCTTTATTATCCttccctctccccctcctccttgatCTCCTCCACTCGTCTCCTGTCCTCTCGTGCTGACGCAACGGCAACAATTTGAAtccttcttcctcgccccAACCGCCCATTACATCCTAGTCAGGACGAGGCAAACACCGACACGAGCCCTCCATGACAGACATGTTGTACGTCACCCTTGCCGTGACGTGCCCCGCACCACCTTGCCATCGTCGCAGGCGGCTTGGATGCCGAGCGGAAGCTGACATTGTTCCTAGTTCGAGTCCCAAGGACCGGGACATGATGGAGGAGCAGGGCGCTACCCacgccgagcaggccgagctcggccggaATCTCCAGGCAAAGTAGGTCCCGACCCAAGCATCGTCATGGGCGTGCCATGCCTCGTCTCTGACTTGCGGCCCTCAGAATTCGAAATCCCCTCGAGGGCATTCCTCGCGAGCAGCTCATGCGTGACGTCGAGGCCTTTGCCGAGTACCGGGGCCTGCAGGAGCATGTCGATATCCTCAAGAAGggtgccctcgtcgcccagaCACCCGGCGATCCGGAATCCATCGACGGTCCCGagaagctcgacgccgaagagctcgccatcctcgacgtcgagaagaACCACAGGTGGCGCCTACCCTGGAAGCTCTACCTCACCATCGCCACCTGctccatcggcgccgccgtccaggGCTGGGACCAAACCGGCTCCAACGGCGCCAACATCTTCTTCCCGGCCTACTACGGGCTCGGCGACAGCACCCGAGATCTCATCATCATCGGTCTGCTCAACGCCGGCCCCTACATTGGCAGCGCGTGAGTGCCGAAGCTCGCTGAAACTacctccctccctccatccatccatccatccctccAGCGACACCGTGTCGGTTCGGGAACTGACAAGCATGGCACGCAGATTCATCGGATGCTGGCTCTCGGATCCCCTCAACAACTACTTTGGTCGTCGCGGCACcatcttcttctccgccCACTTCTGCATCTGGCCCGTCATCGGCTCCGCCTTCTGCCACACctggcagcagcagctggctTGCCGCCTTCTCATGGGCATCGGCATGGGGTCCAAGGCCTCGACGGTGCCCATCTACGCGGCCGAGAACGCGCCCGCGTCCATTCGAGGTGCCCTCGTCATGTCGTGGCAGATGTGGACCGCCTTTGGCATCCTGCTCGGAACGGCCTTCAACCTGGCCGTCTTCAACGTGCCCAACATCAACTGGCGTCTCATGTTCGGAGCACCCTTCATCCCCGCCGTTCCCTTGCTCGCCCTCATCTACCTTTGCCCCGAGTCTCCGCGCTGGTACATGAAGAAGAACCGGTACGCCGACGCGTGGAGGTCCATGATCGTCCTGCGCAATCACCCCATCCAGGTCGCCCGTGACATCTACTACATCAGCGCCCAGCTCGAGATCGAAaaggagctcgtcggcaagtCCAACTACGCCACCCGCTTCACCCAGCTCTTCACCATCCCCCGCGTCCGTCGCGCCAACTTGGCCGCCTTTACCGTCATGATCGCCCAGCAGATGTGCGGCATCAACATCATCGCCTTCTACTCCACCACCATCTTCAAGCAGGCCGGCATGAGCGACTTCAAGGCCATGATCGGTTCCTTTGGTTTCGGCCTGGTCAACTGGCTCTTTGCCTTTCCCGCCTTCTGGACCATCGATACTGTAAGTCAAACGTCGCGCCGTCGTGGCTGCCGAGTCCATGGGGCTATGCTGACCTCTTGGCTGCCTCTCAGTTTGGTCGCCGTAGCTTGCTGCTCTTCACCTTTCCCCAGATGTTCTGgaccctcctcgccgccggcctctgCACCCTCATGCCGCAAGGCACCCCCGACAACCCCAACGACGCGAGGACCGGCCTCGTCTGcctcttcgtcttcctctTCGGCGCCTTTTACTCGCCCGGCGAGGGCCCCGTGCCCTTTACGTACTCGGCCGAGGTCTACCCCCTGTCCCACCGCGAGACCGGCATgggcttcgccgtcgccacctgTCTCTTCTGGGCCTCTGTCCTCGGAATCACCTTTCCCTTCCTGCTGGAGAAGCTGCAGACGGTGGGCGCGTTTGGCCTCTATGCCGGCTtcaacgtcgtcgccttcatcATGATCTTTCTCTGGGTCCCCGAGACGATGCAGCGCacgctcgaggagctcgactGGGTCTTTGccgtgccgacgacgacgtttATGAAGTACCAGGTCACCCAGACGATTCCCTGGTTCTTCAAAAAGTACCTCTTCTTCCAGCGTCACGCCACCAGGGAACCCCTCTACCACTTTGAAAAGGTGGCCCGCGCGGACAAGAGGAGCTCGCCGGGCAACCAGGGCATGAACACGTCAACCTCGGACGATGACAAGAAGTACTAGCGAGCCGTGCGCGCCTCGATTTTGCCCATGCCCCTTTCTTGTTGGTGATCCTTCTACGCGAAGGTATTCGTTGCTCGATACCCTCCCCTGCCCCATTACTTCCTGGCCCTCTACTTCCTGCCCCTTCACTTCCCTACCCGGAGGCGAGCCTGGGCTTTGCTCCGTGTTCCATTTCATACCATCTTGCCGAGTACAGAATGTTGTTCATATTTGCGCCGGGCCAACCGCCTTCAATGCACTGCACCGTGGATAGCTTGCCAATTGCGGCATGCTTTCGTTTAGACATGTTCAATTGACGCCTATTCACAAAAAAATGGATGTTTCGATCGATTATCATCTGCCACACGCTTATAAGGGAAGGGTATCTGAAACGCTCAAGCGGTACGCCTTTATCTCGTTGGAATCCTCCTCTAGATTCCACCACCCGCCTTCCTCCGTGCCCTCGTCACTACGGCGTGACGCTTTGAGTGATATTTGACGTCGTCTGGGTAGAGCGGATTCCACACCGTATCGCAGACGCGACACTCGGCAAAGGCGGGTTGCGTGGATATGTTTAGCGTCGTTTGGATCGACGGAGCCCGCTTCACTTTCGCCGCGTAGTCTGCCTTGCCTTTGGCCGTCTTGACCGTCTCCAAATCAAGACAGGCTTGGTTGGCGAAGGTGTCCCCCGTCTCTTGTAAGCGACGTTTTCGTTTCGTCCCTTTGTGTTCGTCGTTGCAACCTCTCGCATCGCTTTCGGCGCTCAACTTTCGCTTTCTCGACTCGTTGCCGTCATTGTCGGTCGTCGTGCTGTCGGGGCCATCGCTCAGTGGAGACGAGGGGGCTCGAAGCCGGAGCAGTCGGGTCTTACGCTTCGTATGGCTCCGCGATGGTGACCCATGGCCTTTGCTTTCCGCCTTTTCCCTCGACTGTACAGCTTGCTGGCCTGGTGGCGGTACTGGTTGGAAGTAGCCTAGGATCGTCGCGCGTTTCGAGCCATCCCCAGTTGGCCTCCGGGGCCTTGCCGCGCCCTGTGAACCGACAGCTGCCTCGTCCAACGCCGGATCATTTTTCGACCTCGTGCAGGCTCTCGCTGTTTCattctcctcgagctgccgtATTCTCTTCGGCATTGGTTCGCCGCCGCGTGGAAAATTCGTCACGGTCCAGGGTTTGCCATAGGTTCGTAGTGGTTTGTCGCGCTTCCGTGTCAGGTAGTGCGCCATGCCCGGCTTCGTTCTGCACCGTGGTTAGCCGGATCACCTTGGCAGAAAACTCGTGCTTTTTTCGTGATTTTCGTACATGGCATAATCCGGCGACGCGGTCATCATGATGCCGTTTGTCTCGGAGGGTGCGAGGTGCGACGCGCGAAACGCGCAGCGAATTTGGTGCGTTGCAGAGTACAAGGGCTTGTGGATGCAAATAATGGAGACAGCTGAACGACGGAAAATTGCGTGCAATCAAGTGAGGAGGTCATGGAAATGCTTGCCACGGCATATCGAAACGATGCATGTACGATGTGAGAATGtttgatggtgatgatgaatTGGTGCTTGGGTGAGCATCTCTCTCACCAGGAGGCGGCTGGACGAAGTTGCCCCACAGTGCCAAGAAGTTGCCTTGACGCGACGCGACGCGCCTTGACGCGGTCTCACTTTACGCGACGTCACATGCTCAGCTCCAAAACCACCAAAACTGGCCaccatacggagtag includes these proteins:
- a CDS encoding Sugar/inositol transporter codes for the protein MTDMFSSPKDRDMMEEQGATHAEQAELGRNLQAKIRNPLEGIPREQLMRDVEAFAEYRGLQEHVDILKKGALVAQTPGDPESIDGPEKLDAEELAILDVEKNHRWRLPWKLYLTIATCSIGAAVQGWDQTGSNGANIFFPAYYGLGDSTRDLIIIGLLNAGPYIGSAFIGCWLSDPLNNYFGRRGTIFFSAHFCIWPVIGSAFCHTWQQQLACRLLMGIGMGSKASTVPIYAAENAPASIRGALVMSWQMWTAFGILLGTAFNLAVFNVPNINWRLMFGAPFIPAVPLLALIYLCPESPRWYMKKNRYADAWRSMIVLRNHPIQVARDIYYISAQLEIEKELVGKSNYATRFTQLFTIPRVRRANLAAFTVMIAQQMCGINIIAFYSTTIFKQAGMSDFKAMIGSFGFGLVNWLFAFPAFWTIDTFGRRSLLLFTFPQMFWTLLAAGLCTLMPQGTPDNPNDARTGLVCLFVFLFGAFYSPGEGPVPFTYSAEVYPLSHRETGMGFAVATCLFWASVLGITFPFLLEKLQTVGAFGLYAGFNVVAFIMIFLWVPETMQRTLEELDWVFAVPTTTFMKYQVTQTIPWFFKKYLFFQRHATREPLYHFEKVARADKRSSPGNQGMNTSTSDDDKKY